One window from the genome of Gimesia aquarii encodes:
- a CDS encoding VWA domain-containing protein — MDIQFGNPTNIILLIAAAGSLLFAGYAAVAKHRAARQFASANMTDKLFLTPRLQKHWLSSILIVGSLCLLAIALLDIRWGKTEREVPQKGIEVMFLLDVSRSMLAEDVSPNRLDRAKQQIKDMVDEMSGDRVGLVVFAGETRQSVPLTNHYEDFKQTLDAVGPHSVRRGGSLLGDAIRAATAGFINKTNDHKAIVVFTDGEDQESKPVEAAKAAFTKNGIRIFTVGLGDMDQGARIPETEQGSQEFVEYQGEQVWSKMNGTILSQIATDTNGAYIPAGTKQVDMAAVYHNYVANIEQTEFETATISAYTPRFQWFAFPAFLLLLLEVLLSTARRREKSPTANAIPATKKNTTTENRSTSKSAVAALLGLLVMLMPTATLSAAEENIPSQQNSAEQINVANQLVRDGKFEKALEQYQQIEPTTNDQTELNYNEAVALYRQGNMEQAAEMFSTVAGDGETNIAARARYNLGNCHYTNGTQLAEKDNQAAIEQLKTAIEHYRGSLRGNPNNADARANIELAAQFIKDLQEQQKEQQKDQKDQQQQSKDQQKPNEDQKQKSDQRQKQDQQSKQNQKPSEESKEQNSEQKSKPEQQQQQQQQQQQQQKGSKGEPQEDSQRPQPQPGEEQKPSEKSDPENKQMQPQSQQSKKAEQSPQPTEPKEAEDKGKPEDKKVPSGELTSDQEQPLKENSKDKYGIAAQNEKPGLMNKEEALKLLQSVRDRNMLRRLQQQQLERTRQVHVDRNW, encoded by the coding sequence ATGGACATTCAATTCGGCAATCCGACTAATATCATTCTGCTCATTGCGGCAGCAGGCAGCCTGTTATTCGCTGGCTATGCAGCTGTGGCAAAACACCGCGCCGCGAGACAATTTGCCTCAGCGAACATGACTGACAAATTATTCTTAACGCCTCGGTTACAAAAACATTGGCTCTCTTCCATTTTGATTGTCGGCAGCTTGTGTTTACTGGCAATTGCATTGCTCGACATTCGTTGGGGAAAGACTGAACGTGAAGTTCCACAAAAAGGGATTGAAGTGATGTTTCTACTTGACGTGTCACGCAGTATGCTTGCAGAAGATGTCTCTCCCAATCGACTGGACCGGGCGAAACAACAGATCAAAGACATGGTCGATGAGATGTCCGGAGACCGTGTCGGTTTGGTTGTCTTCGCGGGTGAGACACGGCAATCGGTGCCGCTGACCAATCACTATGAAGACTTCAAACAGACACTGGATGCTGTCGGCCCTCACAGTGTTCGACGCGGCGGCTCGTTACTCGGCGACGCGATCCGGGCGGCTACCGCAGGGTTCATTAATAAAACGAACGACCACAAAGCCATTGTCGTCTTTACAGATGGTGAAGACCAGGAGAGCAAACCAGTAGAAGCGGCAAAAGCGGCATTCACAAAGAATGGCATTCGTATCTTTACCGTGGGCCTCGGAGACATGGATCAAGGAGCACGTATCCCGGAAACCGAACAAGGCAGTCAGGAATTCGTAGAATATCAAGGCGAACAGGTCTGGTCAAAAATGAATGGAACCATCCTCAGCCAGATAGCCACTGACACCAATGGTGCTTACATCCCTGCAGGCACCAAACAGGTCGATATGGCTGCTGTCTATCACAACTATGTAGCAAACATCGAACAAACCGAGTTTGAAACAGCAACAATCAGCGCTTACACACCACGATTTCAGTGGTTTGCATTCCCAGCCTTTCTGCTCTTGTTACTGGAAGTGCTTCTTTCGACAGCCCGACGAAGGGAGAAGTCACCAACCGCGAATGCAATTCCAGCCACCAAGAAAAACACGACAACTGAAAACCGTTCTACTTCCAAAAGCGCTGTGGCTGCACTCCTGGGATTGCTCGTGATGTTGATGCCGACAGCGACACTCAGCGCTGCTGAAGAGAACATTCCTTCTCAACAGAACAGTGCCGAGCAAATTAACGTCGCAAATCAACTCGTAAGAGATGGAAAGTTTGAGAAAGCATTAGAGCAGTATCAGCAGATTGAGCCAACTACGAACGATCAAACAGAGTTGAACTATAATGAAGCGGTCGCGCTATACCGTCAAGGTAACATGGAACAGGCGGCAGAGATGTTTTCCACCGTCGCAGGTGACGGGGAAACCAACATCGCAGCGCGCGCTCGGTATAACCTCGGTAATTGTCATTACACTAATGGTACGCAACTCGCAGAAAAGGATAACCAGGCTGCGATTGAACAATTGAAAACCGCCATAGAGCACTACCGTGGCTCATTACGAGGAAACCCGAACAACGCCGATGCCCGCGCCAATATCGAGCTCGCCGCTCAGTTTATCAAGGATTTGCAAGAACAACAAAAAGAACAACAGAAAGATCAGAAAGATCAACAGCAGCAGTCAAAAGACCAACAGAAGCCAAATGAAGACCAGAAACAGAAGTCTGATCAACGACAGAAGCAGGACCAGCAATCAAAGCAGAATCAAAAACCCTCTGAGGAATCCAAGGAACAAAACTCGGAACAGAAATCGAAACCCGAGCAACAACAACAACAACAACAACAACAACAACAACAACAGAAAGGTTCAAAGGGAGAACCTCAAGAGGACTCTCAAAGGCCACAACCACAACCTGGTGAAGAACAAAAACCTTCAGAAAAATCTGATCCTGAGAACAAACAAATGCAGCCTCAGTCACAACAATCAAAGAAAGCTGAGCAGTCGCCGCAACCCACTGAGCCAAAAGAGGCTGAAGATAAAGGAAAGCCAGAGGATAAAAAAGTTCCCTCCGGAGAACTCACTTCTGATCAAGAGCAGCCTCTGAAAGAGAATTCAAAAGACAAATATGGAATCGCAGCTCAAAATGAGAAACCCGGTTTAATGAATAAAGAAGAAGCCCTGAAGTTGCTGCAATCAGTACGCGACCGCAATATGCTGCGTCGATTACAGCAACAACAACTCGAACGAACTCGACAAGTTCACGTTGACCGTAACTGGTAA
- a CDS encoding BatD family protein — MFHSNHYLRSILPVLIVGIAGSSAFAGDVSMRLSSREAYVGSPIQLLISINNASDYEQPTLPQIDGIEIRSAGAPSQSSQVTIINGRRSENRSVVLRYLITPRRAGTFEIPPLTFKVDGKEVKTEGIKMVATKSETGDLLFVEIEGKKEKVFVGQPLDLALRIYIKPYRDQEREITLSEGDMWNMISDQTSWGSFQNRIEEMTKKRQRPGGKEVLHDNGEGEERAYYMYEINAKVYPTKAGKISGDDLQIVVNYPTALGRSRDPFDSFFDDSPFGGSFMSSSFSNRLSVTSSRPVVAEATVDTTEVLPVPTEGRPSDYRGAVGQYNIVTQASPVNVHAGDSITLNIGIVGTGPMELVQAPPLSELPKLKKFKVSNQPLAGYVKDDSKVFSTTIRPRKAGITEIPAIPFSFFNPETEKFETVHSAPIAITVEKAESLALDTIVGAKSTNSKGQSKTESMHTLEPRLINFESSSVLTSQEPHSAWNWWWLAVILPPVVWVITLTAKYRHWFAQRMPSLRSPQNRCIAQISNAEDQSTIANALLRYMQKLFPVKDSTVTTENLSESSPTIGAMRSAGLYELAADAELLIEQLSHDHVGYGTNVDFELQKSTALDLVNRLTARMKSQSNRHIRPPRSTVKKSKHAKVSQSFALLLGLGLASMTSTVMANDTSATAPVPSPQVVLNQAQREIIFNEASESYRDGLALAETNMVDAKDLFLQAAKKYQLLVNSGISNADLYFNLGNSYLQSDQLGRAIANYERALKLQPDNRQFQANLNAAQAIVQIETTPQELTSLDKGLLLKLKNGNSVLINMVGQQAIMVVIVLSSLTFWGLVILRTMGHKLSLWKCATLPGLLLVVSLVSMHFHAENTTQQGNAVIVEQRLQLHEGDGEQFAEVVVLDSAEGHRVQTLAHRGSWTQIQTTRGHIGWVPDHVLELL; from the coding sequence ATGTTTCATTCAAATCATTATCTTCGATCTATACTGCCCGTACTCATTGTCGGGATCGCAGGTAGTTCTGCGTTCGCTGGTGATGTATCTATGCGTCTCTCTTCTCGCGAGGCCTATGTTGGCTCACCGATTCAGCTACTGATATCCATCAACAATGCCAGTGATTACGAACAGCCCACTTTACCCCAAATTGACGGAATCGAGATTCGTTCCGCCGGAGCACCATCGCAAAGTTCACAAGTGACGATTATCAACGGTCGCCGCAGCGAAAACCGCAGTGTGGTTCTGCGCTATCTGATCACACCACGTCGCGCAGGCACGTTCGAGATTCCCCCGCTCACGTTCAAAGTCGATGGGAAAGAAGTCAAAACGGAAGGAATCAAGATGGTCGCCACAAAAAGTGAAACCGGGGATCTGTTATTTGTAGAGATTGAAGGAAAAAAAGAAAAGGTCTTTGTCGGACAACCACTCGATTTGGCACTTCGAATTTACATCAAGCCATATCGCGATCAAGAACGGGAAATCACCCTCTCAGAAGGCGATATGTGGAACATGATCTCCGATCAAACATCATGGGGTTCTTTCCAGAATCGCATTGAAGAAATGACAAAAAAACGTCAACGTCCTGGCGGAAAAGAGGTGTTGCACGATAACGGTGAAGGTGAAGAACGAGCTTATTACATGTACGAGATTAATGCCAAGGTCTACCCCACGAAGGCTGGCAAAATTTCTGGCGATGATCTACAGATCGTGGTGAACTATCCCACAGCCCTTGGCCGCTCCCGTGATCCATTCGATAGTTTCTTCGACGACAGTCCGTTTGGTGGAAGCTTTATGTCATCTTCATTCAGCAATCGATTATCAGTGACATCTTCGAGGCCTGTCGTTGCAGAGGCCACAGTTGATACCACCGAAGTGTTACCAGTACCAACGGAAGGTCGCCCTTCCGATTATCGTGGAGCAGTCGGACAGTATAACATCGTTACCCAAGCATCACCCGTCAATGTGCATGCAGGCGATTCGATTACTCTCAATATTGGTATCGTCGGCACTGGTCCTATGGAACTGGTACAGGCTCCACCTTTGTCAGAATTGCCTAAGTTAAAAAAATTCAAGGTCTCGAATCAGCCCCTGGCAGGCTACGTCAAAGATGATAGTAAAGTCTTCTCAACAACAATTCGTCCTCGTAAAGCAGGTATCACCGAGATCCCTGCGATTCCATTCAGTTTCTTCAATCCGGAAACCGAAAAGTTTGAAACAGTACACTCAGCTCCCATTGCGATTACCGTGGAGAAAGCAGAATCACTCGCACTGGATACCATTGTGGGAGCAAAAAGCACAAACTCGAAAGGACAAAGTAAAACAGAAAGCATGCATACACTTGAGCCACGATTGATCAATTTTGAGTCATCAAGTGTACTCACGTCGCAAGAACCACATTCTGCATGGAACTGGTGGTGGTTGGCTGTTATTCTGCCGCCTGTGGTCTGGGTCATTACCTTGACAGCCAAATACCGTCATTGGTTTGCCCAACGTATGCCTTCTCTGCGATCACCACAAAATCGCTGTATCGCACAAATCTCAAATGCCGAGGATCAATCAACGATTGCAAATGCCTTGCTGAGATATATGCAAAAACTGTTTCCTGTTAAAGATTCAACAGTTACAACTGAGAATTTGAGTGAGTCTTCTCCTACTATCGGAGCAATGCGTTCTGCAGGGTTGTACGAACTGGCAGCAGATGCAGAATTGTTGATCGAACAGCTCAGCCACGACCACGTCGGCTATGGAACCAATGTTGACTTCGAATTGCAAAAATCAACGGCACTCGATCTTGTGAATCGACTTACCGCCCGCATGAAGTCGCAGTCCAATCGTCATATTCGTCCCCCCCGCTCTACTGTTAAGAAGTCGAAACACGCTAAGGTCTCTCAATCTTTTGCATTGTTGCTGGGACTGGGGTTGGCATCAATGACATCAACCGTGATGGCAAACGATACCAGTGCAACAGCCCCAGTACCCTCACCGCAAGTGGTTCTTAATCAGGCACAGCGCGAGATCATTTTCAACGAAGCAAGTGAATCGTATCGCGACGGACTCGCTCTTGCAGAAACGAACATGGTCGATGCGAAAGATCTATTTCTGCAAGCTGCGAAAAAGTATCAGTTGCTGGTCAACTCGGGGATCTCGAATGCCGATCTGTACTTCAATCTTGGCAATTCGTACCTGCAATCCGATCAACTTGGTCGCGCGATTGCAAATTACGAACGTGCACTGAAGTTACAGCCAGATAATCGGCAGTTTCAAGCGAACCTGAATGCAGCTCAGGCAATAGTGCAAATAGAGACGACACCGCAAGAACTCACGAGTCTTGACAAGGGCCTGCTGTTAAAATTGAAAAATGGAAACTCGGTCTTGATCAATATGGTTGGTCAACAGGCTATTATGGTAGTAATTGTACTTTCATCACTCACGTTTTGGGGACTTGTGATCTTGCGAACAATGGGCCATAAGCTATCATTGTGGAAATGCGCCACACTACCGGGATTACTATTAGTCGTCTCCCTGGTTTCGATGCACTTCCATGCAGAAAACACAACTCAGCAAGGAAATGCAGTCATTGTTGAACAACGTTTACAATTACATGAGGGAGACGGAGAACAATTCGCCGAAGTCGTCGTATTGGATTCCGCTGAAGGCCATCGAGTGCAAACCCTGGCCCACCGAGGTTCTTGGACGCAGATCCAAACCACGCGCGGTCATATCGGCTGGGTTCCCGATCATGTACTCGAACTGTTATAA
- a CDS encoding sensor histidine kinase, translating into MKLAAKLILIFMVGVLGIVALFSWQTFKQQREWSQQSYEESAVDLVNALKPTIEQAYRDGGTVRIQQAIEVARRTTSGPAMRWIDPEKPDDVQQIPGVRPTDTETLTRSISSISISDNDGNAKQLTYVPLTLAGEVPGTVEVATPLMDSEANIHRSFQASVLLLIGVTLLSGFVIYWGGLKLIASPLRKLMKQVEKIGEGEFGQPPAITSNDEFGQLAFAISEMSRRLEQQRTTIETEKETRQQTQQQLRHIDRLGTVGTLAAGVAHELGTPLNVVSGRAGLISSGQLSAEEVSSSAQAIQKEVERMTAIIRQLLDFARRTGTEHASINLIQLAQKTCELMQPLAKKAHVNLIVDANENLPVTTVGDTGQIQQVITNLISNAIQAIPDGGKILIKVHSEEIQPPAIIESEQNRFSCLEVIDTGTGMTDTETEHVFEPFYTTKDVGEGTGLGLSIAYGIVREHGGWIDVASKKDQGTTFRVWLPLDNQKDLQ; encoded by the coding sequence ATGAAACTGGCAGCCAAACTGATTCTAATATTCATGGTGGGGGTCTTGGGAATTGTCGCGTTGTTCTCTTGGCAAACTTTTAAGCAGCAGCGTGAATGGTCTCAACAATCATATGAAGAGAGTGCTGTCGATCTGGTGAATGCACTCAAGCCTACCATTGAACAAGCTTATCGAGACGGTGGTACGGTGCGGATTCAACAGGCAATTGAAGTCGCCCGACGAACGACCTCAGGACCTGCGATGCGTTGGATCGACCCGGAGAAACCTGACGATGTTCAACAGATCCCAGGTGTTCGCCCCACAGATACGGAAACACTTACTCGCAGTATTTCGAGCATTTCCATTTCGGATAACGACGGCAACGCGAAGCAATTGACTTACGTACCACTCACTCTTGCCGGAGAAGTCCCCGGAACAGTCGAAGTGGCAACACCGTTAATGGATTCTGAGGCTAATATTCACCGCTCCTTTCAAGCTTCAGTGTTGTTATTAATCGGAGTGACCCTGCTTTCCGGTTTTGTGATTTACTGGGGTGGCTTGAAACTGATTGCCAGTCCGTTACGAAAGTTAATGAAACAAGTTGAAAAGATTGGCGAGGGAGAATTCGGTCAACCTCCTGCAATTACTTCTAACGACGAATTTGGTCAACTTGCATTCGCAATCAGTGAGATGAGCCGTCGATTGGAGCAACAGCGAACAACGATTGAAACAGAAAAAGAAACGAGGCAACAAACACAGCAACAGCTCCGACATATTGATCGACTGGGTACAGTCGGCACACTGGCTGCCGGAGTAGCCCATGAGTTGGGTACTCCACTGAATGTTGTTTCGGGACGGGCAGGCTTAATTTCCAGTGGACAACTTTCTGCAGAAGAAGTCAGTTCAAGCGCACAGGCAATTCAAAAAGAAGTCGAACGGATGACCGCCATTATCCGTCAACTGCTCGACTTTGCTCGTCGCACTGGAACAGAGCATGCGTCAATCAACCTCATCCAGCTTGCTCAAAAAACGTGCGAACTAATGCAACCACTGGCAAAGAAAGCACATGTAAACCTAATAGTAGACGCTAATGAGAACTTACCAGTGACAACGGTGGGAGATACTGGGCAAATACAACAGGTCATCACCAACCTCATCAGTAACGCAATACAGGCGATTCCCGATGGCGGCAAGATTTTGATCAAAGTGCATTCAGAGGAGATTCAACCACCGGCGATCATTGAATCAGAACAAAATCGGTTTTCCTGTCTGGAAGTAATCGACACTGGAACGGGTATGACAGATACTGAAACCGAGCATGTGTTTGAACCATTCTATACAACAAAAGATGTGGGTGAAGGAACTGGTTTGGGACTTTCAATTGCTTATGGAATTGTACGTGAACATGGTGGGTGGATCGATGTCGCGAGCAAGAAGGATCAGGGGACAACATTTCGAGTGTGGTTGCCGTTAGACAATCAGAAAGATTTGCAATGA